From a region of the Corvus cornix cornix isolate S_Up_H32 chromosome 2, ASM73873v5, whole genome shotgun sequence genome:
- the NRN1 gene encoding neuritin: protein MGLKLNGSYISLILAVQIAYLVQAVRAAGRCDAVFRGFSDCLLRLGDNMANYPQDLDDKRNLQTICAYWDDFHACTLTALTDCQEGATDLWEKLRRESKNLDFQGSLFELCGGGSGAAPSLLPPALPLLLAALWAALVTWLPF from the exons ATGGGACTTAAGTTGAACGGCAGTTATATTTCTCTGATCCTTGCTGTACAGATAG CGTACCTGGTGCAGGCGGTGAGAGCGGCGGGGCGGTGCGATGCGGTCTTTAGGGGCTTCTCGGACTGTTTGCTGCGGCTGGGCGATAACATGGCCAACTACCCGCAGGACCTGGACGACAAGAGAAATCTCCAAACGATCTGCGC GTACTGGGATGATTTCCACGCCTGCACCCTCACAGCGCTCACCGATTGCCAGGAAGGAGCGACAGACCTCTGGGAGAAATTGAGACGGGAATCCAAAAACCTCGATTTCCAAGGCAGCTTATTTGAACTGTGCGGAGGCGGCAGCGGCGCGGCACCGTCCCTCCTCCCGCCGGCCTTGCCCCTGCTCCTGGCGGCTCTGTGGGCCGCCCTAGTGACCTGGCTGCCTTTCTAG